One region of Vitis vinifera cultivar Pinot Noir 40024 chromosome 1, ASM3070453v1 genomic DNA includes:
- the LOC100262999 gene encoding D-galacturonate reductase codes for MGLTKAIGVSNFSRKKLEELISTAKILPAVNQVEMHPMWQQKELVDFCKTKGIHVTAYSPLGAISTSKRNNQTVASSLVEEIAKAHGKTSAQVCLRWLYEHGVSMLPQSGNKKRMKENLMIFDWALSGEELNKFTQLPQHKMLRPSSFLGSHDLVLETEEGI; via the exons ATGGGGCTCACCAAAGCCATAGGCGTTAGTAATTTCTCCCGTAAGAAGCTTGAGGAGCTCATTTCCACTGCCAAGATCCTGCCGGCGGTCAATCAG GTGGAAATGCACCCAATGTGGCAGCAAAAGGAATTGGTTGATTTCTGCAAGACGAAGGGTATTCATGTCACTGCCTACTCTCCTTTAGGTGCAATAAGCACTTCAAAGAGAAACAACCAAACGGTGGCATCTAGCCTCGTGGAAGAGATAGCCAAGGCCCATGGCAAAACTTCTGCTCAG GTTTGTTTGAGGTGGTTGTATGAGCACGGGGTGAGCATGCTGCCGCAGAGTGGGAACAAGAAGAGGATGAAGGAGAACCTTATGATCTTTGATTGGGCTTTGAGTGGGGAAGAGCTAAACAAGTTTACCCAGCTTCCTCAGCACAAAATGCTCCGACCTTCCTCTTTTCTGGGCTCCCATGATTTGGTGCTGGAGACTGAAGAAGGCATATAG
- the LOC100249044 gene encoding transmembrane 9 superfamily member 2: MERAMAILVVAVLILLCGSQVRSDASSHRYKAGEAVPLYANKVGPFHNPSETYRYFDLPFCVPAHLKEKKEALGEVLNGDRLVSAPYKLDFLREKDSEVVCKKKLKKEEVAQFRAAVAKDYYFQMYYDDLPIWGFIGKVDKEGKADPSEYKYFLYKHIQFDIRYNKDRVIEINARTDPHSMVDVTDDKDVDVEFMYTVKWTETDAPFEKRMEKYSQTSSMPHHLEIHWFSIINSCVTVLLLTGFLATILMRVLKNDFIKYAHDEESADDQEETGWKYIHGDVFRYPKYKSLFAAALGSGTQLFTLTVFIFILALVGVFYPYNRGALFTALVVIYALTSGIAGYTATSFYCQLEGTNWVRNLLLTGCLFCAPLFLTFCFLNTVAIIYSATAALPFGTIVVIVLIWTLVTSPLLVLGGIAGKNSKAEFQAPCRTTKYPREIPALPWYRSTIPQMAMAGFLPFSAIYIELYYIFASVWGHRIYTIYSILFIVFIILLIVTAFITVALTYFQLAAEDHEWWWRSFLCGGSTGLFIYGYCLYYYYARSDMSGFMQTSFFFGYMACICYGFFLMLGTVGFRASLLFVRHIYRSIKCE; the protein is encoded by the exons ATGGAGAGGGCTATGGCGATTCTGGTGGTCGCCGTTCTGATCTTACTTTGTGGAAGCCAAGTGAGATCCGATGCTTCCAGTCATCGCTACAAAGCTGGAGAGGCCGTTCCGCTCTACGCCAACAAGGTCGGCCCCTTCCACAACCCCAG CGAAACCTACCGGTATTTCGATCTTCCATTCTGCGTGCCAG CTCATcttaaagagaagaaagaagctCTTGGTGAGGTGTTGAATGGAGATCGTCTTGTCAGTGCTCCATACAAACTTGACTTCCTAAGAGAGAAAGACTCTGAAGTTGTTTGCAAAAAGAAgcttaaaaaagaagaagttgcTCAGTTCCGAGCTGCAGTTGCTAAGGACTATTACTTCCAAATGTACTATGATGACTTGCCAATATGGGGTTTTATTGGAAAGGTTGACAAGGAGGGCAAAGCTGACCCAAGCGAGTACAAGTATTTCTTGTACAAGCACATTCAATTTGATATTCGTTATAACAAGGATCGTGTGATTGAGATCAACGCCCGAACCGACCCTCATTCTATGGTTGACGTGACAGATGATAAGGATGTTGATGTGGAGTTCATGTACACTGTCAAATGGACAGAAACTGATGCTCCTTTTGAGAAGAGGATGGAGAAGTACTCTCAAACTTCTTCAATGCCACATCACTTGGAGATTCATTGGTTCTCAATTATAAACTCTTGCGTGACAGTACTCCTCTTAACCGGGTTTCTTGCGACGATTCTCATGCGAGTCCTTAAGAATGATTTTATTAA gtaTGCTCATGATGAAGAATCAGCCGATGACCAAGAAGAAACTGGATGGAAGTACATTCATGGTGATGTATTCCGGTACCCAAAGTACAAATCCTTGTTTGCTGCTGCTCTTGGATCTGGCACCCAGTTATTTACACT TACGGTGTTCATTTTTATACTTGCATTAGTGGGTGTATTTTATCCATACAACCGAGGAGCACTTTTCACTGCACTGGTGGTCATCTATGCTCTTACATCTGGCATAGCAGGATACACAGCAACTTCTTTCTATTGTCAGCTTGAAGGAACCAACTGG GTTAGGAATCTGCTGCTGACAGGATGCCTTTTCTGTGCTCCTCTGTTCCTTACATTCTGCTTCCTTAACACTGTTGCAATTATTTACAGTGCAACTGCAGCACTCCCCTTTGGCACAATTGTGGTAATTGTCCTTATATGGACATTAGTGACATCACCATTGCTTGTGTTGGGTGGGATTGCTGGGAAAAATAGCAAGGCCGAATTCCAAGCTCCTTGCCGCACTACAAAGTATCCCCGAGAGATTCCGGCACTGCCTTGGTACAGGAGCACTATTCCTCAGATGGCAATGGCAGGGTTTTTGCCTTTTAGTGCCATCTACATTGAGCTTTACTACATATTTGCTAGTGTATGGGGTCACAGGATCTACACCATATACAGCATCCTGTTTATCGTCTTCATTATTCTTCTGATAGTCACAGCTTTTATTACTGTGGCTCTGACATACTTTCAACTTGCTGCTGAAGATCATGAATGGTGGTGGAG GTCTTTTCTTTGTGGTGGATCAACAGGCTTGTTTATCTATGGCTACTGCTTGTATTATTACTATGCACGGTCAGATATGTCAGGTTTCATGCAAACTTCGTTCTTCTTTGGGTATATGGCTTGCATCTGCTATGGCTTCTTCCTCATGCTTGGAACTGTAGGTTTTCGTGCATCATTGCTCTTTGTTCGTCATATATACAGGTCTATCAAGTGTGAGTAG